A genomic segment from Ptychodera flava strain L36383 chromosome 8, AS_Pfla_20210202, whole genome shotgun sequence encodes:
- the LOC139138655 gene encoding monocarboxylate transporter 12-like isoform X2: MSTVPDTLTRTRSSWSGIGYGWLVVVAAFVTFTIAGGIFYSFGVLFVAFLDAFEASKADTALIGSVFGGIAIVASPISMALCNRFGHRKVVMVCGLSSSLSLILSSQTTNILQMTFTYGVWGSFSIWALPLPAMGIVAKYFQKGRLSIALGTALSGTGFGQFSLSFGLQVLIDHYGWRGTLIILAGISLNVCVAGALMRPLEESHDHGKNTEDCPDESTQGGRELDVIKVQEETSLIEEPKELENDDIVLENSGDDEHSVSNSHDSIPQKRTFSSLGKDCCRSTFQKVKDILAVMYDVSILRKIAFILILVSAFAHAASHYAVFTHVVKRARDFGIPSLKSSSLPAVTGLTQCLGRAFWGILGERFKKLLKPHLLYGFSMGVCGVASIVSIYITTYPGWLRDNLGDYVLGFYVIAVILIISCVLALLLPVVDKCQTKREQQKLANATNTALSETRSLRKDERDDRDKDEALQDC; encoded by the exons ATGTCGACTGTTCCAGATACCCTCACAAGAACGCGATCTTCATGGTCAGGCATTGGCTACGGTTGGCTTGTCGTCGTTGCCGCCTTCGTCACTTTCACTATCGCTGGGggaatattttattcatttggCGTGCTGTTCGTAGCATTTCTTGACGCATTCGAAGCCTCAAAGGCGGATACAG CATTAATTGGATCCGTATTTGGTGGCATCGCAATCGTGGCCAGCCCCATCTCTATGGCTCTGTGTAACAGGTTCGGACATCGTAAAGTGGTGATGGTATGTGGACTCAGTAGTTCACTGTCCCTCATTCTGAGTTCACAGACAACCAACATATTGCAAATGACATTCACATATGGAGTCTGGGGAA GCTTTTCAATTTGGGCTCTGCCTCTCCCTGCCATGGGAATTGTGGCAAAATATTTCCAGAAGGGAAGACTATCTATTGCCCTAGGAACCGCACTGTCTGGTACAGGATTTGGAcagttttctttgtcttttggaCTGCAAGTTCTGATAGACCATTACGGATGGCGTGGGACGCTTATCATACTGGCAGGAATCAGTCTCAACGTTTGTGTGGCTGGTGCCCTCATGAGACCATTAGAAGAAAGCCACGATCATGGGAAAAATACAGAAGACTGTCCAGATGAAAGTACCCAGGGAGGTCGTGAACTTGATGTCATCAAAGTCCAGGAAGAAACTTCCCTTATAGAAGAACCAAAGGAATTGGAAAATGATGATATTGTTCTGGAGAATTCCGGCGACGATGAACATTCTGTCTCCAACAGTCATGATTCCATTCCACAGAAAAGGACGTTTTCTTCATTGGGGAAAGACTGCTGTCGTTCTACTTTTCAGAAAGTAAAGGATATTTTGGCAGTGATGTATGATGTCTCTATACTTCGCAAGATTGCATTTATACTGATATTGGTGTCTGCGTTTGCACACGCTGCCAGTCACTATGCAGTCTTTACCCATGTG GTGAAGAGAGCGAGAGATTTTGGTATTCCAAGCTTGAAAAGTTCAAGTCTACCAGCAGTGACGGGACTTACTCAGTGTCTCGGCAGAGCTTTCTGGGGTATTCTTGGAGAAAGATTCAAGAAGTTGCTTAAGCCTCACTTGCTCTACGGTTTCAGTATGGGAGTCTGTGGAGTCGCTTCCATTGTCAGTATCTACATAACAACATACCCAG GCTGGCTGCGGGACAACCTTGGTGACTACGTCCTGGGTTTCTATGTTATTGCCGTCATATTAATCATTTCCTGTGTCTTGGCTCTGCTGTTGCCTGTAGTTGATAAGTGTCAAACCAAAAGGGAACAACAAAAGCTGGCAAATGCTACCAACACTGCTTTGTCGGAGACTCGGAGTCTTCGTAAGGATGAGAGAGACGACAGGGACAAAGATGAAGCTCTCCAAGACTGCTAA
- the LOC139138655 gene encoding monocarboxylate transporter 13-like isoform X1 — protein sequence MSTVPDTLTRTRSSWSGIGYGWLVVVAAFVTFTIAGGIFYSFGVLFVAFLDAFEASKADTALIGSVFGGIAIVASPISMALCNRFGHRKVVMVCGLSSSLSLILSSQTTNILQMTFTYGVWGSFSIWALPLPAMGIVAKYFQKGRLSIALGTALSGTGFGQFSLSFGLQVLIDHYGWRGTLIILAGISLNVCVAGALMRPLEESHDHGKNTEDCPDESTQGGRELDVIKVQEETSLIEEPKELENDDIVLENSGDDEHSVSNSHDSIPQKRTFSSLGKDCCRSTFQKVKDILAVMYDVSILRKIAFILILVSAFAHAASHYAVFTHVVKRARDFGIPSLKSSSLPAVTGLTQCLGRAFWGILGERFKKLLKPHLLYGFSMGVCGVASIVSIYITTYPGQLAYMIIFGLGIACYIPMAPVVIHNFVGADKFDCGVSMFLQAQGIGHIVLAPFVGWLRDNLGDYVLGFYVIAVILIISCVLALLLPVVDKCQTKREQQKLANATNTALSETRSLRKDERDDRDKDEALQDC from the exons ATGTCGACTGTTCCAGATACCCTCACAAGAACGCGATCTTCATGGTCAGGCATTGGCTACGGTTGGCTTGTCGTCGTTGCCGCCTTCGTCACTTTCACTATCGCTGGGggaatattttattcatttggCGTGCTGTTCGTAGCATTTCTTGACGCATTCGAAGCCTCAAAGGCGGATACAG CATTAATTGGATCCGTATTTGGTGGCATCGCAATCGTGGCCAGCCCCATCTCTATGGCTCTGTGTAACAGGTTCGGACATCGTAAAGTGGTGATGGTATGTGGACTCAGTAGTTCACTGTCCCTCATTCTGAGTTCACAGACAACCAACATATTGCAAATGACATTCACATATGGAGTCTGGGGAA GCTTTTCAATTTGGGCTCTGCCTCTCCCTGCCATGGGAATTGTGGCAAAATATTTCCAGAAGGGAAGACTATCTATTGCCCTAGGAACCGCACTGTCTGGTACAGGATTTGGAcagttttctttgtcttttggaCTGCAAGTTCTGATAGACCATTACGGATGGCGTGGGACGCTTATCATACTGGCAGGAATCAGTCTCAACGTTTGTGTGGCTGGTGCCCTCATGAGACCATTAGAAGAAAGCCACGATCATGGGAAAAATACAGAAGACTGTCCAGATGAAAGTACCCAGGGAGGTCGTGAACTTGATGTCATCAAAGTCCAGGAAGAAACTTCCCTTATAGAAGAACCAAAGGAATTGGAAAATGATGATATTGTTCTGGAGAATTCCGGCGACGATGAACATTCTGTCTCCAACAGTCATGATTCCATTCCACAGAAAAGGACGTTTTCTTCATTGGGGAAAGACTGCTGTCGTTCTACTTTTCAGAAAGTAAAGGATATTTTGGCAGTGATGTATGATGTCTCTATACTTCGCAAGATTGCATTTATACTGATATTGGTGTCTGCGTTTGCACACGCTGCCAGTCACTATGCAGTCTTTACCCATGTG GTGAAGAGAGCGAGAGATTTTGGTATTCCAAGCTTGAAAAGTTCAAGTCTACCAGCAGTGACGGGACTTACTCAGTGTCTCGGCAGAGCTTTCTGGGGTATTCTTGGAGAAAGATTCAAGAAGTTGCTTAAGCCTCACTTGCTCTACGGTTTCAGTATGGGAGTCTGTGGAGTCGCTTCCATTGTCAGTATCTACATAACAACATACCCAG GTCAATTGGCGTATATGATCATATTTGGCTTGGGTATTGCCTGTTACATTCCCATGGCTCCAGTTGTTATTCACAACTTTGTTGGAGCTGACAAATTTGACTGCGGTGTGTCCATGTTCCTTCAGGCTCAGGGCATAGGACACATAGTGTTGGCACCATTTGTAG GCTGGCTGCGGGACAACCTTGGTGACTACGTCCTGGGTTTCTATGTTATTGCCGTCATATTAATCATTTCCTGTGTCTTGGCTCTGCTGTTGCCTGTAGTTGATAAGTGTCAAACCAAAAGGGAACAACAAAAGCTGGCAAATGCTACCAACACTGCTTTGTCGGAGACTCGGAGTCTTCGTAAGGATGAGAGAGACGACAGGGACAAAGATGAAGCTCTCCAAGACTGCTAA